From a single Thermogemmatispora onikobensis genomic region:
- the ftsA gene encoding cell division protein FtsA, producing MQERVIVGIDVGTTKVCVLVGELDRDGKLNIVGVGTCPSQGLRRGVVVNIEETVTSIAAAIDRAERLSGKHITTAYVGIAGSHIESENSKGFVAITPSHRDIVQNDICRAIEVARAIAIPANREIIHVIPRGYVVDGQEGIKNPIGMSGFRLEVETHIVTGSVSSIHNLIKCVQKAHVEIEDLVLEPLASGEAVLADGETDLGVVLVDVGGGTTDIAIYTDGAIWHTVVLPIGGNLITSDIAIGLRLPFAVAEELKVTYGHCDPSAIDDDDMIDLAQFMPDCNDLVPRKLLAEIIQARVEELFEMVHDEIKKSGYDGLLPAGLVLTGGTAELPGILELAGQILDLPARIGVPLGLHGLADSICRPAYATAVGLLLWGLTHSSLTYEEEEEGQQAARGTMLSRIGRWLRSFIP from the coding sequence GTGCAAGAGCGGGTGATCGTCGGAATCGACGTCGGAACAACAAAGGTCTGTGTTCTCGTTGGCGAGCTTGATCGCGACGGGAAGCTGAACATTGTTGGCGTTGGCACCTGCCCTTCACAGGGCTTGCGGCGTGGGGTGGTGGTCAACATTGAAGAGACAGTCACCTCGATCGCCGCAGCAATCGACCGTGCCGAGCGCCTCTCCGGCAAGCATATCACCACGGCCTACGTGGGCATTGCCGGCAGCCATATCGAATCGGAGAACAGCAAAGGCTTTGTCGCTATCACTCCGAGCCATCGCGATATCGTTCAGAATGATATTTGCCGGGCAATTGAAGTGGCGCGGGCGATTGCCATTCCGGCCAATCGCGAGATCATTCACGTCATTCCGCGCGGTTATGTTGTTGATGGGCAGGAGGGCATTAAGAATCCCATCGGCATGTCTGGCTTCCGCCTGGAAGTAGAGACGCATATCGTCACAGGCTCCGTCTCTTCAATTCACAACCTGATTAAATGCGTCCAGAAGGCTCATGTGGAGATTGAGGATCTGGTGCTGGAGCCGCTGGCCTCGGGGGAGGCGGTTCTGGCCGATGGTGAAACCGACCTGGGGGTGGTGCTCGTGGATGTGGGCGGCGGCACCACCGATATTGCCATCTATACCGACGGCGCCATCTGGCATACCGTGGTCCTGCCCATCGGCGGTAACCTGATTACGAGCGATATCGCGATCGGCCTGCGCCTGCCTTTCGCCGTTGCCGAAGAGCTGAAGGTAACGTACGGGCACTGTGATCCTTCAGCTATCGATGACGATGATATGATCGATCTCGCGCAATTCATGCCAGATTGTAACGATCTTGTGCCGCGCAAGCTGCTGGCCGAGATCATCCAGGCGCGCGTTGAAGAACTCTTCGAGATGGTGCATGATGAGATTAAGAAGTCGGGCTACGATGGGCTGCTACCTGCCGGCCTGGTGCTGACGGGTGGCACTGCCGAGCTTCCGGGTATTCTGGAGCTGGCCGGGCAGATCCTTGATCTGCCGGCGCGCATCGGCGTCCCTCTTGGCCTGCATGGCCTGGCCGACTCGATCTGTCGCCCAGCCTATGCGACCGCTGTCGGCCTGCTGCTCTGGGGCCTGACTCACTCCTCGCTGACCTACGAGGAGGAGGAGGAAGGACAGCAGGCGGCTCGTGGCACTATGCTGTCGCGCATCGGGCGCTGGCTACGTTCGTTTATTCCGTAA
- a CDS encoding cell division protein FtsQ/DivIB codes for MTEHRGEIREQIAFWEARRAEPARGGGEQPRQRVVTTPQKIVHPAGWTAMAERRAQQRRQRQRQEGSPLVARALAQTAVRASSGQMRAVRSPAARLRPSPGPAAQIPRRSSRLQARQHRRWRRLLAALLGFVLVPAGLLFALLGPAFRIQQVTVLGTQNRTLIAQIQQLGLQGQNLFLVDTAALSKRIAALPLVATASVERDWPDRLQVMVSERQPVLLWKTARGSYSVDRSGMILATASSTPQASQLQTVIDARAQQVTAGIRPGTRLGAAEVAFAVEVFKEVPVLTGISNFTLRYESKIYVSNAGPSAQQPQTVSHTTFVIVSPAGWVAYLGGPDDVNPLANRLRELQQILVMAQQKGLHLATIDLRFGLNVVYTLQP; via the coding sequence ATGACCGAGCATAGAGGAGAGATACGAGAGCAAATAGCTTTTTGGGAAGCCAGACGCGCTGAGCCAGCCAGGGGCGGCGGGGAGCAGCCGCGACAGCGAGTGGTGACGACCCCACAAAAGATCGTGCACCCGGCGGGCTGGACGGCGATGGCCGAGCGTCGCGCCCAGCAGCGGCGCCAGCGCCAGCGCCAGGAGGGTTCCCCTCTCGTAGCGCGCGCTCTCGCTCAGACAGCCGTGCGGGCCTCAAGTGGACAGATGCGGGCCGTACGCTCACCAGCGGCCCGGCTCAGGCCCAGCCCTGGACCTGCGGCCCAGATTCCCCGCAGGAGCAGCCGCCTGCAGGCTCGCCAGCATCGGCGCTGGCGCAGGCTCCTGGCGGCTCTGCTCGGGTTCGTGCTGGTACCTGCAGGGCTGCTCTTCGCCTTGCTGGGACCCGCCTTTCGCATCCAGCAGGTCACTGTGCTAGGCACCCAGAATCGGACTCTTATCGCCCAGATTCAACAACTGGGCCTGCAGGGCCAAAACCTCTTCCTGGTCGATACGGCAGCTCTGAGCAAGCGCATTGCTGCCCTGCCACTGGTGGCGACAGCCAGCGTCGAACGCGACTGGCCCGACCGGCTGCAGGTGATGGTGAGCGAGCGGCAGCCGGTGCTGCTCTGGAAAACCGCCCGGGGAAGCTATAGCGTCGATCGCAGCGGCATGATCCTGGCCACAGCCAGCAGCACGCCCCAGGCCAGCCAGCTTCAAACGGTGATCGATGCGCGCGCGCAGCAAGTCACGGCGGGCATTCGACCTGGCACGCGCCTGGGAGCCGCAGAAGTCGCCTTTGCTGTCGAGGTCTTTAAAGAGGTACCCGTATTGACGGGGATTAGCAATTTTACACTACGCTATGAGAGTAAAATATATGTAAGTAATGCCGGCCCTTCCGCGCAGCAGCCGCAGACGGTGAGCCATACCACCTTCGTCATCGTCAGCCCCGCCGGCTGGGTAGCCTATCTTGGAGGGCCGGATGATGTCAACCCGCTGGCCAACCGGTTGCGCGAGTTGCAGCAGATCCTCGTCATGGCGCAGCAGAAGGGGCTTCACCTGGCAACAATTGACCTGCGCTTTGGCCTGAATGTGGTCTACACATTACAGCCATAG
- a CDS encoding ATP-binding protein produces MEGELFVNREVELHLIEEALQTLQDRQRLLRTPVVELCGVRGIGKTALLRQVQQRCQAADVPFIWAEAGLGESLLAHQIVEQVQRYRVELGRAEGESMEPLDPGLWRAVEALRMLAQRGRAVLLVDAVEAGNERQVRWLEALLRELLKEYSLFVVLASPRLVSFEQERSVARKITVLELGPLDRPSCDVYLQKVGLPLEAEVRELIFSWTRGYPLAMEVLTEAIRGGLDPRQPADRLQLLQLLTERVIRQEILKKLSPEKRSSYEGLLRLLSVPRRFNLLLLQELIEQFAPEWARESPLAYFFLPRELSDRTDVVRWHLDRAGYAVERPVRWLFLLSLQVEQPEQFTTLHRWLAAFNQRLAGRVNGSDRIRYLREWLYHSAFCLEPAALVQGIEELLATLPWETAEARVQFVEEVRQDQELQEVLGEHAQRLLTGLQALEH; encoded by the coding sequence ATGGAAGGCGAATTGTTTGTGAACCGAGAGGTTGAGTTACATCTCATTGAGGAGGCGCTGCAGACCTTGCAGGACCGGCAGCGTCTCTTGCGGACGCCTGTCGTGGAGCTGTGCGGTGTGCGCGGCATTGGCAAAACGGCGCTCCTCCGTCAGGTTCAGCAGCGCTGTCAGGCGGCGGATGTGCCGTTTATTTGGGCTGAGGCTGGGCTGGGGGAGAGCCTGCTTGCGCACCAAATTGTCGAGCAGGTGCAGCGCTATCGGGTCGAGCTGGGAAGGGCAGAAGGGGAGAGTATGGAGCCGCTTGATCCTGGCTTGTGGCGCGCAGTGGAGGCTTTACGTATGCTTGCCCAGCGGGGACGGGCGGTTCTGCTGGTGGATGCGGTGGAGGCCGGCAATGAGCGCCAGGTCCGCTGGCTGGAAGCTCTGCTGCGTGAGCTGTTGAAAGAGTATAGTCTCTTTGTGGTCCTGGCGTCTCCGCGTCTGGTCTCCTTCGAGCAGGAGCGTTCCGTCGCGCGGAAGATAACGGTGCTGGAACTCGGCCCCCTTGATCGCCCGAGCTGCGATGTCTATCTGCAGAAGGTGGGGCTGCCTCTGGAGGCCGAGGTCCGGGAGCTGATTTTCTCCTGGACCCGGGGCTATCCTCTAGCGATGGAGGTGCTCACCGAGGCCATTCGCGGCGGTCTTGATCCCCGCCAGCCGGCTGATCGCCTCCAGTTGCTCCAGCTCTTGACTGAGCGGGTGATCCGGCAGGAGATTCTGAAGAAGCTCTCTCCTGAGAAGCGCTCTTCCTATGAGGGTCTCTTACGTCTTCTCTCGGTGCCTCGTCGCTTCAATCTTCTCTTATTACAGGAATTGATTGAGCAATTTGCTCCTGAGTGGGCCCGCGAAAGCCCTTTAGCTTATTTCTTTTTGCCACGCGAGCTGAGTGATAGGACTGACGTCGTACGCTGGCATCTGGACCGTGCCGGCTACGCGGTTGAGAGGCCAGTGCGCTGGCTCTTCTTACTGTCCTTGCAGGTCGAGCAGCCGGAGCAGTTCACTACGCTCCACCGCTGGCTGGCCGCCTTCAACCAGCGTCTGGCTGGGCGCGTCAATGGTTCCGATCGTATCCGTTATTTGCGCGAATGGCTCTATCATAGCGCCTTCTGCCTGGAACCTGCGGCACTGGTGCAGGGAATCGAGGAACTGCTGGCGACTCTGCCCTGGGAGACTGCTGAGGCTCGCGTGCAATTTGTTGAAGAAGTCCGTCAAGATCAGGAGCTGCAAGAAGTCCTGGGGGAACATGCCCAGCGCTTGCTCACAGGGCTGCAAGCACTCGAACACTAG
- a CDS encoding UDP-N-acetylmuramate--L-alanine ligase, whose product MERAERKLTMHSETEEATTADRQAELRALLSKRLHFMGIGGQGISALARLAQASGATVSGCDRASSATTRELAAAGIDVTIGHSAQHLQGQEALVITPAVPALEPDHQELVAAQRQGLPVVTWQELLGALTRDYCLLSVCGVHGKGTTTSLLALMLVEGGFDPTCVIGAVVPAFGANYRLGKSHLFVNEADEFNHNFWHYHPRLAVVTSIEYEHPEFFADYETFLQAFTHFIQGMDLSERWSLPPTLVMNADSPGCLELRARLGHWSGRTLFYSVAVEAMREKAEQLTSITVKGESPLLFEAHDLALEGETSFRVRLHAEGSRGITGGITGGITGGTTGGTTSQVRPLFGGEKIALHVPGLHNVQNALGAIAAAQSLGVSEEAIRRALEGFRGSRRRFEIRHQGPLPLGGRTCDVILIDDYAHHPTAIAATLAAARQRYPQRRLIAVYQPHMYSRTKVFFEQFVEAFDEADVVVISDIFPARERDTGLVHARDLAAALAQRPRFREGEGQVLYGGDRAQTEAELRALLRDGDLALIMGAGDIYIVTNQLLGEGGQSHHQG is encoded by the coding sequence ATGGAGAGAGCAGAGAGAAAACTGACGATGCATAGCGAGACCGAAGAAGCAACCACAGCAGACCGGCAGGCTGAGCTGCGTGCTCTGCTCAGCAAGCGCTTGCACTTCATGGGTATTGGGGGGCAGGGCATTTCAGCGCTGGCACGCCTGGCACAGGCCAGCGGGGCCACTGTCAGCGGCTGCGATCGGGCTTCATCGGCGACCACGCGCGAGCTAGCTGCTGCAGGGATCGACGTGACCATCGGGCACAGCGCACAGCATCTGCAGGGGCAGGAGGCGCTCGTCATTACGCCCGCCGTGCCCGCTCTGGAACCGGATCACCAGGAGCTAGTCGCGGCCCAGCGGCAAGGTCTGCCGGTAGTGACCTGGCAGGAACTCCTCGGCGCTCTCACCCGCGATTACTGCCTGCTCTCGGTTTGTGGGGTCCACGGCAAGGGGACCACCACCTCCCTGCTGGCCCTGATGCTGGTCGAAGGTGGCTTTGATCCCACCTGCGTCATCGGCGCCGTGGTCCCGGCCTTCGGAGCCAACTATCGCCTGGGCAAGAGCCATTTGTTCGTCAACGAGGCCGACGAATTCAACCATAACTTCTGGCACTACCATCCGCGCCTGGCCGTCGTGACCTCGATCGAATACGAGCATCCTGAATTCTTTGCTGACTACGAGACGTTTCTGCAGGCTTTCACGCACTTCATCCAGGGTATGGACCTGAGCGAGCGCTGGTCGCTGCCTCCCACCCTGGTCATGAATGCCGACAGTCCCGGCTGCCTGGAGCTGCGCGCGCGCCTGGGCCACTGGAGCGGTCGCACTCTCTTCTATAGCGTGGCCGTCGAAGCCATGCGAGAAAAGGCTGAGCAGCTAACGTCTATTACAGTTAAAGGAGAAAGCCCCCTACTTTTCGAGGCCCACGATCTGGCGCTGGAAGGAGAGACCAGCTTTCGAGTCCGCTTGCATGCCGAAGGAAGCCGAGGTATTACCGGAGGTATTACCGGAGGTATTACCGGAGGTACTACCGGAGGTACTACCAGTCAGGTGCGCCCCCTCTTTGGAGGAGAAAAGATTGCCCTGCACGTGCCCGGCCTGCATAATGTGCAGAACGCTCTGGGAGCCATCGCAGCAGCCCAGAGTCTCGGAGTCTCCGAGGAGGCTATCAGACGAGCACTGGAAGGCTTCCGTGGCAGCAGACGCCGTTTTGAGATACGTCATCAGGGGCCGCTGCCCCTTGGCGGGCGAACATGTGATGTCATTCTCATCGATGACTACGCCCATCATCCCACGGCGATCGCAGCGACACTGGCAGCGGCGCGCCAGCGCTATCCACAGCGGCGCCTTATCGCTGTCTATCAGCCCCATATGTATAGCCGGACAAAAGTCTTCTTTGAACAATTTGTAGAGGCCTTTGATGAGGCCGATGTCGTCGTCATCAGCGATATCTTTCCGGCACGCGAGCGCGATACGGGCCTTGTTCATGCCCGTGATCTGGCCGCGGCCCTGGCCCAGCGCCCGCGCTTCAGGGAGGGAGAGGGCCAGGTTCTCTACGGAGGCGATCGCGCGCAGACAGAGGCCGAGCTCCGCGCCCTCTTACGCGACGGCGACCTGGCGCTCATCATGGGGGCCGGCGACATCTATATCGTTACAAACCAACTGCTAGGAGAAGGTGGCCAGAGTCACCACCAGGGATGA
- a CDS encoding SIR2 family protein translates to MPRRDSSESSIPEIAKLLDIRKQGGSGIVLVLGARAGAFYRLSSTFQEIIMGFSERSLQGLARPAAFSECYRVLNEHAFSERDLDSIFHAALRDVTVTDADLCLAELVKEEYFSEVITTNIDDLLEQAFSQAGMREGQHYEVFIPGRSYEQRLLHPERRLCRVIKVFGDLVARVYDARHQRSYLDRKVKLKEHLQQVLGSDILAIGLDQRWDAELIDLIPLDGGLTSTWFVDEDLPSPESHMARVFNARQARYITGWDGHYDNFLKALFWHLKSSMPANIRNSFDILSELRKINSEYMIAQRERRETRELLQDTLMQLSSLQQQTEQCFQLVTSELSMLREQLGSLRRLLLHDE, encoded by the coding sequence ATGCCCCGACGAGATTCCAGTGAGTCGAGCATTCCAGAGATTGCCAAGCTGCTGGACATTCGTAAGCAAGGCGGCTCTGGGATTGTGCTCGTACTGGGGGCGCGGGCCGGTGCCTTTTACCGCCTGAGTTCGACCTTTCAAGAAATCATCATGGGCTTCAGTGAGCGCAGTCTGCAAGGTCTGGCCAGGCCCGCTGCCTTTAGCGAGTGCTACCGCGTCCTCAACGAGCATGCTTTTAGCGAACGCGACCTTGATTCGATCTTTCATGCGGCTTTGCGCGATGTCACCGTCACTGATGCCGATCTCTGCCTGGCTGAGCTGGTCAAGGAGGAGTATTTTAGCGAAGTTATCACTACGAACATCGATGATTTGCTTGAGCAGGCCTTCAGCCAGGCAGGGATGCGGGAAGGGCAGCACTATGAAGTCTTCATCCCGGGACGGAGCTATGAGCAGCGTTTGCTGCATCCTGAGCGACGGCTCTGTCGCGTGATCAAGGTCTTCGGAGATCTGGTGGCTCGTGTCTATGATGCCAGGCATCAGCGTTCCTATCTCGACCGGAAGGTCAAACTGAAGGAGCATCTCCAGCAGGTGCTGGGAAGCGACATCCTGGCCATTGGTCTTGATCAGCGCTGGGACGCTGAGTTGATCGATTTGATTCCTCTCGATGGAGGACTCACCTCAACCTGGTTTGTTGATGAAGATCTGCCTTCTCCCGAATCGCACATGGCTCGTGTCTTCAACGCTCGACAGGCGCGCTATATCACTGGTTGGGATGGGCACTATGATAACTTCTTGAAGGCACTCTTCTGGCATCTGAAATCTTCGATGCCGGCCAATATCAGAAATTCCTTCGATATTCTTAGCGAATTGCGTAAAATAAATAGTGAATATATGATTGCGCAGAGAGAAAGACGTGAGACTCGGGAGCTGCTCCAGGATACCCTGATGCAACTCAGCTCGCTTCAGCAGCAGACAGAGCAATGCTTTCAGCTTGTGACCTCTGAGCTGTCCATGCTAAGGGAACAGTTAGGCTCATTGCGGCGGCTGCTCCTTCATGACGAATAG
- the murB gene encoding UDP-N-acetylmuramate dehydrogenase, with amino-acid sequence MTFDAESVYATLLPRFGRRLRLHEPLARHCTFGVGGPADLWLSLETRDELLWLVRRCLAERWPLLLVGNGTNVLFGDAGVRGIVARIALSDYRLAEQEDGSALLYAEAGVSWPKLLNELAAQGWGGLEFGPGIPGTLGGGVVSNAGAHQRDLSRVLEWVEVLDVRPALAPEEKEGPETDTPLLRRYERAELELGYRHSRFRAGRQITFDERGYPQPAPRALIEPAEIVLLLAIRLRRDDPARLRARIEEYRQHRKRTQPPQPSAGSIFKNPPGGYAGRLIEQVGAKGLCCGRACISERHANFIVNLGGARAADIATLIREARNRVRERFGVELELEVELRGEWEIA; translated from the coding sequence ATGACATTTGATGCGGAGAGCGTCTACGCCACGCTCCTGCCACGCTTCGGTAGGCGGCTACGCTTGCATGAGCCGCTGGCACGTCACTGCACCTTTGGAGTCGGTGGGCCGGCAGATCTCTGGCTCTCGCTAGAGACGCGCGACGAGCTGCTGTGGCTCGTACGCCGCTGTCTGGCAGAGCGCTGGCCACTGCTGCTGGTCGGCAACGGCACCAACGTTCTCTTTGGAGATGCAGGTGTGCGCGGCATTGTGGCGCGTATCGCCCTCAGCGATTACCGCCTGGCGGAGCAAGAGGACGGCTCGGCCCTGCTCTACGCCGAGGCCGGTGTCAGCTGGCCGAAGCTGCTGAACGAGCTGGCGGCTCAGGGGTGGGGAGGACTGGAGTTTGGCCCTGGCATCCCCGGAACGCTGGGCGGGGGCGTTGTCAGCAATGCGGGTGCCCATCAGCGGGATCTGTCGCGAGTGCTCGAATGGGTGGAGGTGCTCGATGTGCGTCCTGCCCTGGCCCCGGAGGAAAAGGAGGGCCCCGAGACGGACACGCCGCTGCTCCGGCGCTACGAGCGGGCTGAGCTAGAGCTAGGCTATCGTCACAGTCGCTTCCGGGCGGGGCGCCAGATAACCTTCGATGAGCGTGGCTATCCACAACCAGCTCCACGCGCGCTCATCGAGCCGGCGGAGATCGTCCTGCTGCTGGCCATACGCTTGCGGCGCGACGATCCGGCCAGACTGCGCGCCCGGATCGAGGAGTACAGGCAGCATCGCAAGCGGACTCAGCCACCGCAGCCGAGTGCAGGCTCGATCTTCAAGAATCCCCCTGGCGGCTATGCCGGGCGGCTCATCGAGCAGGTCGGGGCCAAAGGTCTCTGCTGCGGACGCGCCTGTATCTCCGAGCGGCACGCCAACTTTATCGTCAACCTGGGAGGAGCGCGCGCAGCGGATATTGCAACCCTGATCAGGGAGGCGCGCAATCGTGTACGAGAGCGGTTCGGCGTGGAGCTGGAGCTGGAGGTCGAACTGCGCGGCGAGTGGGAGATAGCATGA
- a CDS encoding tetratricopeptide repeat protein → MERRGVPEAFLGRDRELSLFLEWLANVQPDAPWILSVHDAEPDPARRGGIGKTWFLRACVSLAQQRFPHLAVVQVDFFRVADRDRLVIARRVVERLQAAYPRWQAQAFAQTLETFATQGYLSSLYPEKDVADIRIRDSLSEALARDVEELLPLVPTDAPQLLLVFDTFELVERNPQVAVLSLGQLFPERYGLPHVKVLLAGRNPLDWQHPIWRGREKEALDLALPPFSAAEVRLYLERELAGLLDEEAGAGGATVGSAEDQSRSVERLYELTAGRPILVGLACDLLARRLLTLTELVSFPPGRFEEQLVVRINDLERPLNWLILVLAHVYHRLSAPLLAWLLTQVKLTEDGEQVSVEEWLAALRQLSFVRAAGEGDELALHDEMRRLVVHYCWERQDPDRRFRRGLSRAVISYYEQQNEQALSEQEWQASRVELLAHWLTLDVEEGLRRFRRLFGPATVGWRSGFARTLLETVRECEPLLTSPQRWLLRVWEAQLLRIEEQPALAQELLERLQQEADPSWLETNQAELAYEFARCALQQNQFLQTIRYYEQCLELARRRGDEEEASTLQGQLGYVYRRLGQWDEALRCYRASLVYHQQQGSRAWYANMLNSIGQVYRLQGRIEEALRYCLVGLRVREDLWHEGRLDERAVGLSHSTLAMIYLESEDLLQAERHFHRAFECYAHVGYRSGVAATYVRLGQVALLRGELEEADALFRQAEALVTGFDEEVFINSHYYQGRVAAERGRWQEAARHWQCACEHARHLQDRYQLVASLCELVEALGRLGQHEEAQVAWKEARAIAEEEGYRLLLGRGEEVLGSLALAAGRFGEAFQHYVESCAWMVQHNFLEYHKAQRRLLGRLLSLPLEKVPLAAQIVSEGWHQRGLVERYPELPKACGEIAQLLGVPG, encoded by the coding sequence ATGGAACGCCGAGGGGTACCCGAGGCTTTTCTCGGGCGAGATCGTGAGCTTTCTCTCTTTCTGGAGTGGCTGGCAAATGTCCAGCCCGATGCTCCCTGGATTCTCTCTGTTCATGATGCCGAGCCGGACCCTGCTCGGCGGGGCGGCATTGGGAAGACCTGGTTCCTGCGTGCCTGTGTCTCGCTTGCCCAGCAGCGCTTTCCGCATCTGGCCGTTGTCCAGGTGGATTTCTTCCGTGTCGCCGATCGTGATCGCCTGGTGATCGCGCGCCGCGTCGTTGAACGTCTCCAGGCGGCTTATCCGCGCTGGCAGGCGCAGGCTTTTGCCCAGACGCTGGAGACCTTTGCGACGCAAGGCTATCTGAGCAGCCTCTACCCGGAGAAGGATGTGGCTGATATCCGCATTCGTGATAGTCTCTCAGAGGCCCTGGCGCGCGATGTAGAGGAGTTGTTGCCACTGGTGCCGACGGATGCGCCACAGCTGTTGCTCGTCTTCGATACTTTTGAACTGGTTGAGCGCAATCCCCAGGTGGCGGTGTTGAGCCTGGGACAGCTCTTTCCTGAGCGTTATGGCCTGCCTCATGTGAAGGTCCTGTTAGCGGGTCGCAATCCCCTGGATTGGCAGCATCCGATCTGGCGCGGGCGCGAGAAGGAGGCGCTGGACCTGGCGCTGCCTCCTTTTTCTGCCGCTGAGGTACGTCTCTATCTCGAGCGCGAGCTGGCTGGCCTGCTTGATGAGGAGGCGGGGGCTGGCGGGGCGACTGTCGGCTCGGCGGAGGACCAGAGCCGTTCCGTTGAGCGCCTCTATGAACTGACGGCGGGTCGCCCTATTTTAGTCGGTTTGGCCTGCGATCTGCTGGCAAGGCGCCTGCTTACGCTGACTGAATTGGTGTCCTTCCCCCCAGGACGCTTTGAGGAGCAGCTTGTCGTACGCATTAACGATCTGGAGCGTCCGCTCAACTGGCTGATTCTGGTGCTGGCCCATGTCTACCATCGTCTCTCTGCCCCTCTGCTCGCCTGGCTGCTGACGCAGGTCAAGCTGACAGAGGACGGCGAGCAGGTTTCTGTTGAGGAGTGGCTGGCAGCTCTGCGGCAGCTCTCGTTCGTGCGTGCTGCGGGTGAGGGGGATGAGCTGGCTCTGCATGATGAGATGCGCCGCCTGGTGGTGCACTATTGCTGGGAGCGTCAGGACCCCGACCGGCGCTTTCGCCGCGGGCTGAGTCGGGCCGTGATCAGCTACTATGAACAGCAGAACGAGCAGGCCCTTTCGGAGCAAGAATGGCAGGCCAGCCGCGTGGAGCTGCTGGCTCACTGGTTGACGCTCGATGTTGAGGAGGGCCTGCGGCGTTTTCGACGGCTCTTTGGACCCGCCACGGTCGGCTGGCGCAGCGGCTTCGCGCGCACGCTGCTGGAGACCGTGCGGGAATGTGAACCGCTCCTGACCTCGCCGCAGCGCTGGCTGCTCCGGGTGTGGGAGGCCCAGCTGCTGCGCATTGAGGAGCAGCCAGCGCTGGCGCAGGAGCTCCTGGAACGCTTGCAGCAGGAGGCGGACCCCTCTTGGCTGGAGACCAACCAGGCAGAGCTGGCCTATGAGTTCGCACGCTGTGCCTTGCAGCAAAACCAGTTCCTGCAGACTATCAGGTATTACGAGCAGTGTCTGGAGCTGGCCCGGCGCCGCGGCGATGAGGAAGAAGCCAGCACGCTCCAGGGGCAGCTGGGCTATGTGTATCGCCGGCTGGGGCAGTGGGACGAGGCGCTGCGCTGCTATCGCGCCTCCCTGGTCTATCATCAGCAGCAGGGCAGCCGGGCCTGGTATGCGAATATGCTCAATAGCATCGGCCAGGTCTATCGGCTCCAAGGGCGCATTGAGGAGGCCCTCCGGTATTGCCTGGTGGGCCTGCGGGTGCGGGAAGACCTCTGGCACGAGGGGAGGCTGGATGAGCGGGCGGTGGGTCTCTCCCACAGCACGCTGGCGATGATCTATCTGGAGAGTGAGGACCTGCTACAGGCCGAGCGGCACTTCCACCGGGCTTTTGAATGCTACGCGCATGTGGGCTACCGCAGTGGAGTGGCGGCCACCTATGTTCGTCTGGGACAGGTGGCGCTGCTGAGGGGAGAGCTGGAGGAGGCCGATGCCTTGTTTCGCCAGGCTGAGGCGCTGGTGACCGGCTTTGATGAGGAGGTCTTCATCAACAGCCACTACTATCAGGGGCGGGTCGCGGCGGAGCGGGGGCGCTGGCAGGAGGCGGCGAGGCACTGGCAGTGTGCCTGTGAGCATGCGCGTCACCTGCAGGATCGCTACCAGCTGGTGGCCAGCCTCTGCGAATTGGTCGAGGCGCTGGGCCGTCTGGGGCAGCACGAAGAGGCGCAGGTGGCCTGGAAGGAGGCGCGGGCCATCGCGGAGGAAGAGGGGTACCGTCTGCTGCTGGGGCGCGGCGAGGAGGTGCTGGGCAGTCTGGCCCTGGCAGCGGGTCGCTTTGGGGAGGCGTTCCAGCATTATGTGGAAAGTTGTGCCTGGATGGTTCAACACAATTTCCTGGAATATCACAAGGCACAGCGGCGCCTGTTGGGACGGCTGCTCTCTCTCCCCCTGGAAAAGGTGCCTCTGGCAGCTCAGATAGTGAGTGAAGGCTGGCACCAGCGTGGCCTCGTGGAGCGCTATCCTGAGTTGCCCAAGGCCTGCGGAGAGATTGCCCAGCTGCTGGGCGTGCCAGGCTAG